The genomic DNA ATTGTCCTGGGATGCAGAACACCCCGGGTGTCCAGGAAGTCATCCCTTGGAGGCTCCAGGGGCCACGACCTGGGGACACATTTCCAGGCACCAGGCCTggcctttcctctctccccagggcccagctggACGGCTCGGTATAAATACGGGTCACCTGTGCCCAGCAGGCAGGGACCAGCAGCTCGCTCCACTGGGAACTCAGGTGAGGGGCTCTGCCAGCAGTGACTGGCTGAGAAAACaggctcttttctctttccccccaGGATTGGGGATTCCTTTAAAAGTAATTACTCTGTTGTGTGTTTGTCCTGTACAAGGGCTCTGCTGACGCAGTGGCACACGGAGGTCTTTGGTTGATTGTAAGGTTCTGGGTTGATTGAAGGCTGCCCTAGGCTGGGACACTTTGGTCCCAgctgccctctgcctccaccaATGCCACCTTGGGGACCTCTTGGCTGATGGGCTCAGCACTGAGGGCTGTGGCTCCGAGTGAGGACCTACAGCCACGATTCCTACCTGGCCCCCGAGATCTACTGAGAACAGAGGGAATGAGCACCAGGCCATCTGTGACATACGAATCCCAAAGGAGGGTGCGGGTCCTGTCCTTGCCCCCCTAACCCTCTTCTTCATTTCAGCACCATGAAGCTTTTCCCGGGCCTCCTTTTCTGTTCCTTGGTCCTGGGTGTCAGCGGCCAATGGTATTCATTTGTTGGCGAGGCTGCTCAAGGTAAGGCTGCTGGACTGGGGGGCATCCAAGGGCCACTAGGACTTGCCCTGAGCACTTTCAAGGGTAGGAGCCGCTGTCTTGGGTGTGTTGCCCTATGTGGTAGGACGGGCCCGGTGCTGGGAGCCCCTCATCAAACAGATTGGAAAGCACAAAATGGGAGTCCATCTGTTACTAGAGAAAGAGCAATGATCATTCCCAGCTGAAGTGTAAGTTTGAAGAGAAGACACAGTGTCAGTCTGGAAATGGCATAACATCTTCTGCAGACAAAATGCACAAAGAATGGTGAAAGCTGTCtatcctttcttctcctttccctctctccctccattcagccctccctccctccctcccttcctccctccctccctcctttccaccTCCTGATTGGATCATTAAGAGACACCTTCAGCTTAGCTCTCTCTGATGCTTCCTTTTGTCAGTGACAGTGTCCCTGGGAGGTCTGTTTCCCACCCTTTCCTAGCCCTAAACATGACCCCAAAAGTGAGGGAGCTAATAATATATATCAAGCCTACACTAGGAATTCAGTACCTTCATGCAATTCAGGGTGACCAACTCTGCTGGGCGACCCGGGTCTGAGGCCTTTCGTGTGACACTGTCAGCACTAACGGGGAGGGTTCTAGGCAAACAGGGACACTACTGGTCAACCTGGGACAGGTGTTCTCCTACTATGACTTCAGAACACCTCAGTGAGGCAGGCCTCTTCCCCTACTTGGAGGGTaggaagctgaggcttagagCAGACAAGTCCTTTGCCCAGGGACTACCTGACAGTCAGCAGGTGGCAGAGAGGAGGTTTGAACCCAGCTATGCTTGAGGTCAGAGCTCTTGCCAGGTAGATGTGTCTGAGTACCTCTTCCTAAAGCTGTGTGGCTCTCAGTCTCAGCTACATGTTGGACTGATGCCTGACATCCACGCCCAGAGAAGCTCAGGGTATTGGCCTGGGCTCAGACCCGGACACAGGCCTCTCAGGAGCTCCCAGGTGATTAGAAGTGCAGACAAGGATGGCAGATGGGCCGCGGCCCTAGGGCTTGCTACCTCCAGCTGCCACATCATGGGTACAGTCTATACAGAAAGTTGCCAGGATGCCATTTCTGCCCCTATCCCTCAGGGGACTCGTGTCACAGTCGCGGGCATTCACTCTGCAAGAATAGGTTTCCTGGGACTTGGGGCACAAGTGCAGTAAGCCTGGGCCTTTCTCAGAATCTGCCTTCCCTGTCACCTCCTCACTTACCCAAGTGCCCTTGGATTTTCCCATCTTGGCTTCATTCTACAGCAGTGCTTCCAGACCAAGGGCAATTTTGTGTCCTGAGACTTTTGGGAATGTCTGGAAGCATTTCTGGTGGGTGACTCTCAGGGATTAGGTTGTGCACATGTAGTGGGTAGGGTCGGGGATGCTGCTACACAACCTATAGAGTCAAGACAGGACTGAGCAGCAAAGAAagatctggccccaaatgtcaatgaTGCCGAAGAGAGAAATCCTGTTCTAGAACACCTCCCTTCTCCCACTGAGCAGCTCCCATGGGGCCCTAGTGGATGAGCCCATAGgtagcacagagccagatgcacaGGAGGAACACAGCTGTGCCCCCATGCATGACCTCAGTAGAGATACGTGGAGAAACCAACAAGGGGGGAGACTTGTCCTCCTGGGCCTAGGGTCCCCAAGGGTGCTGGGACCACGGGCGGAAATCTAGAGTCAATGGTAGATTGTTGTTCCTTGAGTCTTCCCCATGGCAAGCCTCTGCTTTCTATCCACGTTGATATCCTTTTTGCCATGTGCTTTTGTCTCCAGGGGCTTGGGACATGTGGAGAGCCTACTCTGACATGAGAGAAGCCAACTACAAAAATTCAGACAAATACTTCCATGCCCGGGGGAACTATGACGCTGCACAGAGGGGCCCTGGGGGCGCCTGGGCTGCTAAAGTGATCAGGTGACCTGGGCCCTGGGGATGCAGGGATGGTGAGCTGGGCGAGGCTGTCAGAGGACAGGCCAAGCCCCAGAGATGTTTGCAGGAGAGACTGGCTCCTCTTGGTCCTTCCCACCCCTCCTCTGGGCCCAGTGTGGGGTTGGAGTGGCTCCCAGGGCCACAGCAAGGCCGGGGGACCCGGGGATTCCCTGCCTTCCTGCTGGGGGCCCGGGGACCAGCCTGGCTGGGGTGGACTGTGCCCGGTGCAGGGTCAGGTGCAGGGTGATtcagc from Canis aureus isolate CA01 chromosome 23, VMU_Caureus_v.1.0, whole genome shotgun sequence includes the following:
- the LOC144294582 gene encoding serum amyloid A protein, with the translated sequence MKLFPGLLFCSLVLGVSGQWYSFVGEAAQGAWDMWRAYSDMREANYKNSDKYFHARGNYDAAQRGPGGAWAAKVISDARENSQRITDLLKFGDSGHGAEDSKADQAANEWGRSGKDPNHFRPAGLPDKY